The DNA region CTCGGGGATGACGCGGATGGTGCAGTCGGAGCGCGGGTACGCGGCGCAGAGCAGCGCGTATCCCTGCGCCACGACGTCGTCGCTGAGCATGCCGTCGCTCTGGTCCACCTCCCCGGAGACCAGCCGCGCCGGGCACGTCATGCACACGCCGAGCTTGCAGTCGTGCGGCACGTCCAGGCCCTCGTCCAGCGCGCGGGACAGGATCGTCTCGTccccctccacctccaccacgCGGGACTCGCCGCCGTGCTCGATCGTCACCTTGtacgcccgcggcggcggcgccaggcGCGCGCctcgcggccgggcggcggcggggcgggaagGGAGGCCGAAGCGCGGGGAGCGGGTCGGGGTGGCGAGGCGGAGCAGTGACGCTGAAGCAGCGGCCATGGTGTGCGGCCGGGCGCGTGCGCGAGAGGGTGTGACTGAGAGCGAGGGTGGCGGCGTGTGGCTGTGGATAAGGCCCTCCCGtttttctttccttcctttttccttttccccccTGTGTATAAGTTGAGCGTATGTGGAAGTTGCGCAACAATACTTGATGGTAGGGGAATTAAAGAAAATGTGCTCCAAGTTTTTTTTCCTCGAAAAATGTAGCTATTAAGGATGTTATGAACCACCATTTTTTATGACGATGGAGTACTTCCTATCGGTTAGTATTTATATTGTATACTCAAACTACTTATACGATTTGTGACACGCCGCGTACTTCTTGGAGGAGATAAATCTATCACTTATTTGTTAGATTTTAAATATGCAGCGTTtaaaataaatttaaatttatttgCTCTAAACCTCAtataccaaaaaaaaaaaacaagggaAGTAAGTCTTCAGCTCGAGGTCCTCACCAGCTAGGTCTCGAATTAATCTAAAAAAAGAAGAATCTTCATCTTTTAAGTACATAACGAAAAAACCACCAGTATCCAAACATCAAAGTAATCACTAGTCCTCACCGACTCAATTGCACGGCCGATCTTTTGATTCAACCGAACCGATTAGAGCGCTTTTTTCCGTGCCCAACCAGTGAACCGGTTTGACTTTTTGTTCTATACCTTCAAGTCTAGATCACCAGCTCCCTTCTCCTA from Panicum hallii strain FIL2 chromosome 9, PHallii_v3.1, whole genome shotgun sequence includes:
- the LOC112872660 gene encoding ferredoxin C 1, chloroplastic produces the protein MAAASASLLRLATPTRSPRFGLPSRPAAARPRGARLAPPPRAYKVTIEHGGESRVVEVEGDETILSRALDEGLDVPHDCKLGVCMTCPARLVSGEVDQSDGMLSDDVVAQGYALLCAAYPRSDCTIRVIPEDELLQVQLATADD